From the genome of Vitis riparia cultivar Riparia Gloire de Montpellier isolate 1030 chromosome 2, EGFV_Vit.rip_1.0, whole genome shotgun sequence, one region includes:
- the LOC117905910 gene encoding protein NRT1/ PTR FAMILY 6.4-like produces the protein MNRKIGSLVVPSGSLFVFLFISILLFTSLNETIIVPFAQKLTHNVPGVTSLQRVRIGLIFLMVAMVTAAIVERQRREVTVQHKTFWLVPQFFLVGAGEAFAYVGQLEFFIREAPDRMKSMSIGLFLSTLAMGFFVSSLLVSLVDKVLRSNLNWGKLDNFYWMLAVLGVLNFLAFLVFAMRHQYTTLQYNSSDVYGENELKKGWNEGITSEMEKKERVEGKEEP, from the coding sequence ATGAACCGAAAAATTGGCTCCTTAGTTGTTCCTTCAGGTTCTCTCTTTGTCTTCCTCTTCATCTCCATTCTTCTCTTCACTTCCCTAAATGAAACGATCATTGTCCCATTTGCTCAGAAACTCACCCACAATGTCCCAGGAGTTACAAGCCTTCAGAGGGTTCGAATTGGACTCATTTTCTTGATGGTGGCTATGGTAACTGCTGCTATTGTTGAAAGGCAAAGGAGGGAAGTTACTGTTCAACACAAGACATTCTGGCTAGTACCTCAGTTCTTCCTAGTGGGTGCTGGGGAAGCCTTTGCTTATGTAGGACAACTAGAGTTCTTCATCAGAGAGGCACCAGATAGGATGAAATCAATGAGCATAGGACTCTTTTTAAGCACCCTTGCAATGGGGTTCTTTGTTAGTAGTTTGCTAGTGTCTCTGGTAGACAAAGTGCTTAGGAGCAATTTGAATTGGGGGAAATTGGACAACTTTTATTGGATGCTTGCAGTCCTAGGAGTATTGAATTTCTTGGCTTTTCTTGTCTTTGCAATGAGACACCAGTACACAACACTACAGTACAATAGCTCTGATGTTTATGGGGAGAATGAGCTAAAGAAGGGATGGAATGAAGGTATCACCAGCGAAAtggagaagaaagagagagttgaAGGAAAGGAGGAACCTTAG